The Octopus bimaculoides isolate UCB-OBI-ISO-001 chromosome 16, ASM119413v2, whole genome shotgun sequence genome window below encodes:
- the LOC106870679 gene encoding serine/threonine-protein phosphatase with EF-hands 2: protein MGSCCTKLIEGKVTAVSHFKMKRGTKPEEKEMDSELLKLSDVKAALLIQKWFRVWSSKLRVRREIAWNVFQEIEYFGEQHQLKLSKMFKVLIEEFQDTAKVDFIQQKLSNKAAASSPSFIDVDISLKELEIPQIIPNNYVGIVITLPYSSNKLQILVDDFRCGKIIHAAYVSQILRDTILKLKSRNNLYHITTTSVTKKVTIIGDLHGSLDDLLTIFHKNNLPSTTNPYIFNGDIVDRGPKCVEVCMIIFYCILVFPNHVFLNRGNHEDPIINRRYGFIKEITQKFRIYAKRLLKLFSIAFKYLPLGSIIDNKILVVHGGISDELDLKKINAIPRQKFISIIKPGAYLEVNEKYNWEYLVNLLWSDPSNQMGCSENEFRGSGKYFGPDVTSNFLEKNSLVLLIRSHECKVNGYEYTHNNQVLTIFSASNYYVRGSNKGAFVIYRGDEKKLTIIPFVSNEEALNNLNIKDQIISLETSAFSKIKQMISLKLPELKEALSEYDKDGTGTVSTKDFSTCLSAVLKLKLPWRLIIHKICDVDSNNMVHYEETFKILDFSRSSQHPIADIVYANREILETIFRTFDVDNSGAITMQEFKDGMMILQKCTSHVFKESDIAKMGKTMDFDKDGNIDINEFFEAFRISAYTW, encoded by the coding sequence ATGGGCAGCTGCTGTACCAAACTAATAGAAGGAAAGGTGACAGCTGTCTCTCATTTCAAAATGAAACGTGGGACTAAGccggaagagaaagaaatggattcGGAGCTATTGAAACTATCAGATGTGAAAGCAGCGCTGTTGATTCAGAAATGGTTCCGTGTTTGGTCGAGTAAGCTGAGAGTCAGAAGAGAAATAGCCTGGAATGTATTTCAAGAAATTGAATATTTCGGTGAACAACATCAATTAAAGTTGAGTAAAATGTTTAAAGTTTTGATAGAAGAATTCCAAGACACAGCAAAAgtggattttattcaacaaaagctgAGCAACAAGGCCGCCGCCAGCAGTCCTTCATTCATCGATGTAGACATTTCTTTAAAAGAACTTGAAATTCCACAAATTATTCCAAACAATTATGTTGGCATCGTGATCACACTACCTTATTCATCTAATAAATTGCAGATTCTGGTCGATGATTTCAGATGTGGCAAAATAATCCATGCTGCATATGTTTCACAAATATTGAGGGACACgattttaaaactgaaatctCGAAATAATTTGTATCATATAACAACAACTTCTGTAACCAAGAAGGTGACTATTATTGGAGACTTACATGGAAGTTTGGATGATCTGCTTACCATATTTCACAAAAATAACCTTCCTTCTACAACAAACCCTTATATTTTTAATGGAGACATCGTCGATAGAGGACCCAAGTGTGTTGAAGTGTGCATGattatattttactgtattttggTGTTTCCTAATCACGTATTCTTGAACAGAGGAAACCATGAAGATCCTATTATAAACAGGAGATATGGTTTCATAAAAGAAATTACTCAAAAATTTAGAATTTACGCAAAAAGACTTCTCAAGTTGTTCAGTATAGCATTTAAATATCTACCATTGGGTTCAATCATCGATAATAAAATATTGGTTGTACATGGAGGAATATCGGATGAGTTAGATTTAAAGAAAATCAATGCAATTCCAAgacaaaaatttatttcaatcataAAACCAGGTGCATATCTTGAGGTAAATGAGAAATATAACTGGGAATACTTGGTCAATCTTCTTTGGAGTGATCCGTCAAACCAAATGGGTTGCTCTGAAAATGAATTTAGGGGAAGTGGAAAATATTTTGGACCTGATGTTACAAGTAATTTCTTAGAGAAGAACAGTCTTGTACTTCTAATAAGATCTCACGAATGTAAAGTGAATGGCTACGAGTACACACACAACAACCAAGTGTTAACCATTTTCTCTGCATCCAACTATTACGTACGAGGAAGCAATAAAGGCGCTTTTGTAATATACCGTGGTGACGAAAAAAAATTGACTATCATCCCGTTTGTCAGCAATGAAGAGGCGTTAAataatttgaacataaaagatcAGATAATTTCGTTGGAAACTTCCGCATTCAGCAAAATAAAGCAAATGATTAGTTTGAAACTTCCAGAGCTCAAAGAGGCACTTAGTGAATACGATAAGGATGGAACTGGAACTGTAAGTACCAAAGACTTCAGCACATGTTTGAGTGCAGTGCTGAAGCTGAAACTGCCATGGCGTTTAATCATTCACAAAATCTGTGATGTCGATAGCAACAACATGGTGCATTACGAAGAGACTTTTAAGATATTGGATTTCTCAAGGTCATCCCAACACCCAATCGCAGACATTGTGTATGCTAACAGAGAGATCTTGGAGACCATATTTCGAACATTTGATGTTGATAATTCTGGAGCAATTACGATGCAAGAATTTAAGGATGGCATGATGATTCTTCAAAAATGTACCAGCCATGTGTTTAAAGAAAGTGATATTGCTAAAATGGGGAAAACTATGGACTTTGATAAAGATGGTAACATTGACATTAATGAATTTTTTGAGGCTTTTCGCATATCTGCATATACGTGGTAA